From the genome of Primulina huaijiensis isolate GDHJ02 chromosome 11, ASM1229523v2, whole genome shotgun sequence:
GTTTCCCTTCATAGCACTGCAATTTATTGAAGTAACATGTGAATTAGTCACATCGAGCCATCTAACAACAGCCAATAGGCAGAGGAGTTTTCTcatcaataaacaaaatttacGAACCTGTGCAATCCAATCCCCCAAAGAATAAACAACCCCACTTATAAACATTTTCGCTAAGACAGGGTTTGTTTTAAGAGCCTCCTCATACGCACTCCAGTTGTGTTCAGGAGCATatctcaatatttcaaaaaggGTCCATCCCTGCATAAAGATGAAAACCATTTGATTCATTTCCACATAAGACATATGTAGCAGTCAAGAGCCAATTCTACGGCCACAAAAACTCTTTACATATTTTTCAGGAAAATACAGTGCATAAAATTCATCCATTCAGATATTTTACTCTTCATCTTTTAGATTCTCGGCCCTTGCCCTCCTCCATCCGCGTaatcaagagaaaaataaaatttttttgggtaattttatgaaaaattcaAGTTTTCAACCCCAAAAAACTAAATGAGTCGCCCGTTCTTTGGGTACCACCTTCTGCCAAAGAACCTCAAGTTCACTGCGTAACTTATGAACATAAGATTGAACAATATTGACATAGTTGTACACCTGTCCGCTACTCGCCAGTTCAGACAAGACTCCTAAGCCCCGAACCCGGAGTAAGAGTTGAGAGTATCACTTCATGTATTCAAACAAAATTAACAACATTCACAGGATCAATAAGAACGAAATTGAAGTCGTAAATAATGTGACAATACTCAGCCACCGAAGATACTATCtcaaataattaagcaatacaTCTCAATTACACGCAAAGATGAAATTCCTAGCACCCATCAAGATCACTACGTCTCTAGGAAGCCACACTCCTGACAAGTTTCTATttataagaaaaagaaagggaaGATGCAAGACTTAGAAATCACTCACGTGCCAATAATTATGATCGATGGTAAGTAACTTGGCGATGGCAAAAGATCCAGCAGCCAACACAATAGAAGCATTAATGGTCCTATCAACAAGTCGCGTCATTTCCAGCTGGCTTTCTCCATCAACCGACTCCGACCCAGCTGCACCAGAAGCAGAGGCTGAGAAGCCAGCAGCACCCTCGAGAGTCAGCCTCCCAGAAGAGTCACTACCAAAACCCCCCACAACCAGATCCACCTCCGTCCCTTCCGCTTCTTTTCCTATGAACACGATGCCGCTTTGCTGATCCACTATATCGTCACTCTGGACGGGGATGACGTCAAGCTCACCGGCCGCCGAGCCTACAAAACGTAAGGAACAGCCTCTTTGTTTTTTGTTGAAGAAACCAAGCTTGGCGGAAGCGTGGAAGAAAGGGTTGTTCTGTTTGGGTCCTCGAAGACCAAAGAAGGATTGTGGGGCGACGGAGGCGGCCATACGGTGTCCTCTGATCACTTCTCTGAATCGAATGAATCCGGTAAGAAACCGTAGTTCCAACGTAAGTCgggatcaaaatattaaatGGAAGACTAATAAAATATGAACTATTTCTTTTAACTATTACCAAATCAGAAAGAAAAAGACCATAAAATAATGAGTGGGAATCAGATTTAATATATAACACAAAATTTAAttcggaaaataaaaaaatcgaagAGCAAAATAATCGAAATTTTTAATATCGTTCGGGCCACTTGTAATGCAAACCCgatttaaatgaataaaataagtataaaatatgtgATTCAGCCAGTTTTGGTTTATCAGATAAGCTGGGCTCCTAAAAGTCGTGGTCCATTAGAAATATCGCAAATATATTCTGGATCCACTAAAATTGTGGTGTGCGCTAGAGAAGCCACGTCGGTGGATTACGTAGATTCTAGATGAACCGAATCGGGCTTTCTTTCTTGTTTGTATTTGATATTCATTTTTCAAAGTAAATTTGGTTGTTGTTGGGCCTTAGACTTTCACTTGAGGGGCTTATTTATTTGGGCTTCGCTTTCGTAACCGGACTCccatattttgttttgaatgtTTGCCCCATATCCGTGCAAAAGAAATATCAACTTTTTAGTTTTCTTTGATTGCTATCTTAACTTTATGTCAAAGTTTCCACAATGCAAATGCGAGGACGACATCTTTAAGGTGGAAGAGGCTCCTTTTGCTAATGTTTGGACAATAATTGGTAAAGGAAcattttatgataaaatcacATTGAAGGGGGATTTTagaagtatatatataattttgatatgttgttcaTCTATCTTTTTATCAAATATGTGACATACATCTATTGGATATGATAAAACATATCTAAATTGTACATTCAATAAATGAGAGTCAAGTTATTGATGAACACATATGTGAGCGATATATATTGATGAGCACGAATGTGAgcagtatataaaatatatgtgtgtgtggttTTATTgatacaattatatatatttgcaaGCGGGAAAGATAACGTCATTCTAATATTATGATGGATGTGATagttaagaaaaataaatactAAGCCATAATGTATTCCTTTTTCTAACCTTCATAATTATATATAGAGAGGGCTATTTCCTTCACTTCAAATAATTAAGTAACGCACATGCGTTAGGTTTTGTGCTAGAAATCAAAGTCTCGAGTCTCTGTTGACAGCGTGTATTATTGGatgcaaaacaattttaaaatcgtATAATCGAGGTGTTATCAACCTATTTCTCGGAATAATATGTACTCGaacatcataattaattttccaaacaaatagaagatttaattatttgactgTAGGGGACACCACAAAATACTTGTTGGTAGACCGATTGATGATTTGTTAGATGTTCATTTCAATTCGACGGGACCATATTCAGTTCACTCGATAAGGAAATTGAAAAACGAAGAGGAAATATTAGCTGTTTAGTCTCAATCCAATTCGAGATAAAGCCACCCAACAACACTTACATATTGTAGGACTGATCTATCAGGCCATTACtacttaaatatatatttttgaatattacCATAGTGTTTGACAGTAATGGAAACTgttttcttttataaatttatctcaaaatGGAAGCCCTTTTGAGCAAAATTTTTGGATATTCAAGTTTTTCAAGAAAACCATTCAAATTTTAAGTAATAACACATCAACAATCACCTCTGCTGGTTCCGATTCTGTGTCTTAGTCATGAAGAACTCGAAATTGCGCAGCATCTTTTatactctatatatatatagtacgTACCATAATAAAACTTTAATATTGGACCCAAccgtttaaataaataatgctaGAAATCCTTCTTTATGAACTAAAGCTAGCAAAGTTTGGGGACACCACTTAAGAAATTGGATGCAAAAGATAAAGCAGCTTAATCAAATGAGAAAAAGCATGTATACGTGCATGGAACTGGAAGTCGCTGTCTTCGTCACTTTGCTATTAGATAAAGTTTACTTTGTGTATTAtttttgcattcgactatgcaCTCAAAAATTTGGGTTGTGTTATCAAAACTCCAAAATGGTGTTGGAATGGGTCGTCTTTTTCACACGGAAGAAGATAAATTTGGATACGATGAATCATCCCTGGAAAGGGACAAGACGGTGAAAACAACTTTAACCTAACTTTAACGAAGAGTCAAAAACACCAATGTAGTACGGACCCAATTGAACATCATCCTTTCGACATTGAAATTATACTGATAATTCCCGGGTAACTAATGGTCATAATTTAATAGGACAAGATATTTCATTTAGGGACATTCAATTTTGACGTGAAATTAGTAATTATTATGTGTATGTTTATTATAAAATGCCGTTGGTGATTGGGAAACATGAGGACCCAAACACATGCCAAAGATTTTAATTCTTCAACAAACTCATTTCATTTGTTTTTCAAAGCTGGTAAGACGATAACCCATCCCATCAATACCCATCGCTTCCGAATAAAATTTAACCTTCACACACGTTTCAATTTATAATCAATGTTATCTGCCCTGTCCTTCGCATCAAAGTGGCGAGGAAGAAAACAACAAATTGGGCATATTTTTTCAGACTACTAGTTTAATTTCCGTCTTATATAAAGAAATACTTCGATGCCTCGAATGGACATTTCGAAGACTTAATGGAAGCATATTATGGTTCAGAACATTTTATTGGAAATTATATAGAAATGATTCAACATTATAGTATTGGTTGACGAGAAATCTTTATGTAACattttttaattacaatatACGTGTACTGCCAATAAAAAGTCATCACACATATTGATTATGAAAAACTTTAAAGAAATTATAACTCATTGCGACTATTGTGGCGTAGGGGAGTTGTTTGTAAGGACGAAGGCCAAATTATAGCAGCTTTCGGTCGTGTCATACCAAAGTCGGGAAGCATAGTTATAGGGGAGGCACTAGCAATTCGAGAGGGCTTCGGGATAGTTCAAGACAAAGTCTTCCCTCAAGCGATTTTATCATCAGATACACTTTTGGTAGTATAAACAGTCACGATGTCAGCAAATGATATGCTTGTTTGTGTTCTTCATTTATTCGATCTTTGAAATTAGATTTAGATATCATCTCCATCTTTCATGTACGGAGGAAGGCTATTGGAGCGACCCTTTTTTTAGCAAATTTTGCATATTTTCCCCCTTGATTATTTTATCAGGCTGTGTCAATCTTGTAATCAACAACTTTAAACCCtctaaataaaatttacaagCTTTTCtcgtcaaaaaataaaaataaaaaatataactcattaattaaaaatatagcgAGGATGTTTCAgaaatttttaatacaaatagAATACCAGGTTCCAAGACTACGTCATAAAATTAATATCTCAACAAGCCCATACAAGTAATTCATTATTTTGCATGTTACTTTTGATAATTCTATAATACAAACTACAAAGCATCTGGTTCCACTTAGTTTCCCCAGATCTCCTATTTATCTTTCATCGccttataaaataataattaaaaaaaacacgtAATTTCCCACTTCCCGATATTTGCATTGTCCACCCCCTTCTTTGTCTtggtaaaaaatatttattttaattttttattgctCATCTTCAACAAAGACCGTTGAATCTCCAATCTAATCTCACTTCACCGGACCCCACAAAATGCTGACTGGGTTTCCGGAAGGAGACGATATGGCTGTTGACCATGAACGCGGTGACCCGATCTGAGACCCGAATATCCTCCATCTTCAGCTCACTCAGCCGCTGCACGTACTCCGGCACATGCACCAGGTCCCACACAACCCCTACGCCGCCGGGCTTCAGTACCCTCACCGCCTCACACAACACCCGCATTCGCTCCGCCGCCGCAGCAGCAGACTTGGCCCCGAACTCTTTACCCACCCTGTGTACGAAAGCTGCCGACACCACCACATCGAAGTAGTTGTCGCTGAAGGGTAGCGTCCTTGGGTCGCCTGGCCTGCTTGAGTACCATAATTAGGTGGTTAGATTGCGGTCCggactttaaaaaaaaatcttaatgtATTACTTCTTCGGTTGGATAagtcaaatttgaattcaaataaagatgCATGATACTCAAGTGCTCGGTCTTCAGTCGCTGCTGCATATTTAAATTTCGGATAATATTCacttattttactgtttattgtCTTTTTTGTTTTCAAGTGAACTAGAAAAATGAAAACTTTGCAGCTTGTTGAAAAAGATGCACAACACATATACTAAATAATATTAAGTGGGCATGCCATATCGGGTCGGGTCCTCCCTACCTGCAAGTGACGTACTCTTGGACGCCCTCGAGGCCGGCGGTTTTCAGGGTGCGTGTCGGATTGACGGTGTTGCTGCGGGTCTGGGTTCGGGCTGGATTGAGCCCAACAACGCGGCCGGAGGACCCGGATTTCTTGAGCTGCATAGCGACGGCGTTGAGGAGGATGCCCCGGCCACAGCCGAGGTCAAGCGCGTGCTTGACGGAGGACCAATCCGAGACAGAGGACACGATGCGTTGGGACATGTCCCAGTGGAGGGACACGGCGGAGTAGAAGAAGTTACCGGCGGCAAAAAAGAGACACACGGCGGAGAGCGCTGTGACTGAGCCGGTGAAACCTGCGGCGAAGCGACTCGAAGCAGGGCCCGGGAAAAAGTGTTGCAGGAAATGGCAAATAGGTTCAAAGTAGAAAAGGAACACAACCGAGAGAACAGAGAAGCACATGGCATGAACGAGAAGGAATAATGGGGTCTGCCAGTCATCCACACCGTAGATCGCGTAGATCTGCGTCCAATCTCTCCCTGTTTTCCccattttgtaaataatttcttGAAATCAGAACTCTgtcaaataatgaaataatcAAGATTCGTGGAACATTTCAAATGGGCAAATGTAAATAGAGAAAACAACATCAGAATCCGAATTTAGCTTCAAGCATTGAAACTTGCGGTTTgctaaaactgaaataaaaccCGCTTCAAGCGAATATCATTTAACCAGTTTGAAGTTTCTGGGGGAAAAAAATGGAATCAACATCTGCCATAAAATAGCGAAAAGACGAGAGCTTATCCTTACCCACAAGAAATCAAGGAGCAGAGCACTGAATGTCAGATCCAGGAAATGCAGGGGAATAATTTAGTGATCCCAAACAAGGAAACATTAATTATTGACGCAGCGAAAAAGTACACTCCCTCTGAGCAAGGTAAAACAAGGAATCACTCTTCAGTAACAGTGATTTACACTACATCCACTCACCAAGGTACAAAATGGCAGCCCTTTTAGTTGAAAAATCAATCAAAGACGCAGAAAACGAGGATAAGAGACGAAGGAAAGGAGCCCAAAATCCTGCAATCATGAAAAAACTGATTCTTATATGCTATGTCAAAAGGATGGGATGTTGCTTCTCTGTAGTACGTAATCACGCGTTTTTGCTATTCGTCTGTTTCTAACAAGAAAAGATCAATGAGAAGCAAACAGAGAATGGAAAGTTGATTTGGTGGGTGGGATTGGATTTTCGAGGGGAAAGCACGAACTTTTATTCTTCTTTTTTACGGAGAGAAGAAAATTATTGGCGTTATATGATTCTGTTGCTGTGTTGTTGTTTGCGTATTAAATTttcatgtgtgtgtatatatatatacatacattcaGCAGAAACGGAGATTTTAAGTAGGGTGCTTGTATTTGTATgtccaaaaaaaagaaaagaaaagaaaagagaagaaaagaTCCAATTATGGgggttgatttgattgagtctGGTGGAAGTGGTAGTgggaaatattttatattaattttatttatctgaaatttgaactttgaagAGTCGGTACTAATTCCATCAACTTGAGCTATGGTGATAGCCCATATTGTATTTGGTTATGGCCTCTAGGGGCATAGTACGTTGTTGCTAGCAACATAGGAACAACTgtccataaaaaaatttcatctccTATTTAACTTGTGTTGGTGTCACCCACTTTCTCTAAATTCAAGATTCACCGATTTGCTATACAGAATTCGAAAGTTAGATTGGCGATATAATTACAGATTggattgataaaatgtttttggattaattgaaattttgttttacATTAATATTATTACAAAAATCTTTATGTTTTATGTACATGTAAAGGGATGTAGATTTGGCTTCTTTAAAAGACATCGGATTATTGTTTCATTGATGTAATAAGACTCTGATAACTTTATTGATTCTTTTAACGGCAGGGACATGAAAAAACATGAACACGAAAGTGAGATAAATCGAGATGtacgtttttaaaaaaaaaaaaaaaaaaaagcaatacTCATTTGATGCTGGAGTTAGGAAAAATATATGAATGAGATATTACATAGGTCAAATAAATGAAAGACCGGTAATTACTTAACTTTACTTTCTTTTTACCTGAGTATTTATCAATAGTATTGATCCTTAAATTTTTCTTGCCCGTCTTTTTATAGATTTACTAAGAATTTTACCATATTTAATTAAGGATATGTTTTATCAGTCAGATACATGAGCATATCAATCAATATTTCGCAAGCAATGTAGATACCTCTAAGACGAGGTAGAATCGTCAGAATTCAGATTGATCAATcgttatgattttatattttcaaaaaattaccAGGATTATTAAGCATTATTGTTACACACAAAAAGTTTTTCGATATGGTATCATGAGtttattttgtgagataaatattctatttgggtctcctatgaaaaaatattaatttttttgtcaaaattaatattttttattttaaatataaacagaATTGACTTGTATCACGAAGAAAAATCCGTGAAACAGTTTCACGAAATATCAATCAATATTCGCAAGCAATGTGAATACCTCTATGATGAAGTGGAACCgtcatatgaatttttatttgacCAGACACAAGTAACAGTAgagaaaaattatgattttaatcaaatatttatctattaatttttttaaatgaaatatttaattgattatttTGAAAGAGTATGTGATAATATTCGAAATGTTTCAAGATACACGGCTCGCAGAGTTAGTAATCTCTACATGTTTCATGTGTAGAATAATTAAATTGACTCATAATTACGTGAATTTTCCTTCTCAATCCATCACATTCTATGTAGCAGCTCTTAGCTCAGTGATTAGTGCTGACCTCTGTTGCATAATCCGTGTCACATCCTAAAAATTGCACCAATCAAAGGATTTCTcacaatttaattttatgttgaaAAAATGAGATTatacaaatatttcaaaatgaaataAATGCTGCAAGGATTGGTTGTGGAAAATCTTGGTTTAAAATTGACTTCCCTTTTGAGAATATTATAACAAAGgctaaaaatcatattatagatatatataattcTTTTGTAAATTTTGTATGATAGCAATGGCTCACTCATTTATGCGTCTACTATGTGCATCTACAAGTCTACATATCTttggataaataataatatcaaaattttcgaggAGATCGAATCAAGtaattgttattatttaaaaaacttaCAATGATAACTGTATaactcaaaatttcaaattatatgaTAACTCGACGTTTATATCTCAACCATCATGTACATGCCTTGGCTGGTGCGAGTTTATTTCAATCTTGAAACGAAGTTTCGTTAATGCAAGTAGCATATATTTTATGACTACCACCGCcttttaatttattgatttgGTCGTCGCGGACAAGATCTCTGCAAAGCCCACTGTACGGTGTCTCTTTGAACAAATCCGCTTTTCAAATCTTCTTCTCTTCTTTTTCATTATTTGACCTGAACAATTCCTCTTCTCTTTATTATCATATTGTTCAGGTTAAATATCTGAGtggttttttttgtatattatgatgaatttatttgacaagattaaaagttaaattaattCGTGTTTGTCGTAAGTAAAACTGAATTTTATGCGCATAATACATAGTAAAGCGAGAACAGACTTGTCAacctttttaaataaaatatgaaaaattggcACCATTAGAGAACAATTCAAATCAAAGGAATTCATaagcaaataaaaaatttcaaatcaaataaattcatatatatatatatatatatatatatacacaaaaattcAACGGTGTTTTTTAAGATATGTACAATATATTATTGCATGTATTAAAAATCATGTCAAATAAGCATAATTTACGGTAATATGCGATGTTTTCAAAACTAAGCAttcattaataaattttataaataaataaaatttagaaattttcaAACAATTATTAGTTATTACAAGTTGGTAGCCTTTTTCTTCCAAAGTAGGGACCGCTGggtaaataaatgaaaaatgtgGGTCCttaatgaattaaattaaaccAATTAAAACAAAAGGGATGTGTACTAATTTTCAAAGGTAGGACGCGGGAATGGCGTAAAGCACCAAATGCTTGACGGTGCACTACCAAATATTATGC
Proteins encoded in this window:
- the LOC140988064 gene encoding uncharacterized protein isoform X2, translating into MAASVAPQSFFGLRGPKQNNPFFHASAKLGFFNKKQRGCSLRFVGSAAGELDVIPVQSDDIVDQQSGIVFIGKEAEGTEVDLVVGGFGSDSSGRLTLEGAAGFSASASGAAGSESVDGESQLEMTRLVDRTINASIVLAAGSFAIAKLLTIDHNYWHGWTLFEILRYAPEHNWSAYEEALKTNPVLAKMFISGVVYSLGDWIAQCYEGKPLFEFDRSRMFRSGIVGFSLHGSLSHYYYHFCEALFPFDDWWVVPAKVAFDQTAWSAVWNSIYFILLGVLRRESPANIFSEWKATFWPMLTAGWKLWPFAHLITYGVIPVEQRLLWVDTVELVWVTILSTYSNEKSETRASEVPVETNSASSKGSSE
- the LOC140988064 gene encoding uncharacterized protein isoform X1 translates to MAASVAPQSFFGLRGPKQNNPFFHASAKLGFFNKKQRGCSLRFVGSAAGELDVIPVQSDDIVDQQSGIVFIGKEAEGTEVDLVVGGFGSDSSGRLTLEGAAGFSASASGAAGSESVDGESQLEMTRLVDRTINASIVLAAGSFAIAKLLTIDHNYWHGWTLFEILRYAPEHNWSAYEEALKTNPVLAKMFISGVVYSLGDWIAQCYEGKPLFEFDRSRMFRSGIVGFSLHGSLSHYYYHFCEALFPFDDWWVVPAKVAFDQTAWSAVWNSIYFILLGVLRRESPANIFSEWKATFWPMLTAGWKLWPFAHLITYGVIPVEQRLLWVDTVELVWVTILSTYSNEKSETRASEVPVETNSASSKGSSEE
- the LOC140987625 gene encoding uncharacterized protein isoform X1, which encodes MGKTGRDWTQIYAIYGVDDWQTPLFLLVHAMCFSVLSVVFLFYFEPICHFLQHFFPGPASSRFAAGFTGSVTALSAVCLFFAAGNFFYSAVSLHWDMSQRIVSSVSDWSSVKHALDLGCGRGILLNAVAMQLKKSGSSGRVVGLNPARTQTRSNTVNPTRTLKTAGLEGVQEYVTCSRPGDPRTLPFSDNYFDVVVSAAFVHRVGKEFGAKSAAAAAERMRVLCEAVRVLKPGGVGVVWDLVHVPEYVQRLSELKMEDIRVSDRVTAFMVNSHIVSFRKPSQHFVGSGEVRLDWRFNGLC
- the LOC140987625 gene encoding uncharacterized protein isoform X2, encoding MGKTGRDWTQIYAIYGVDDWQTPLFLLVHAMCFSVLSVVFLFYFEPICHFLQHFFPGPASSRFAAGFTGSVTALSAVCLFFAAGNFFYSAVSLHWDMSQRIVSSVSDWSSVKHALDLGCGRGILLNAVAMQLKKSGSSGRVVGLNPARTQTRSNTVNPTRTLKTAGLEGVQEYVTCRPGDPRTLPFSDNYFDVVVSAAFVHRVGKEFGAKSAAAAAERMRVLCEAVRVLKPGGVGVVWDLVHVPEYVQRLSELKMEDIRVSDRVTAFMVNSHIVSFRKPSQHFVGSGEVRLDWRFNGLC